The following are from one region of the Camarhynchus parvulus chromosome 3, STF_HiC, whole genome shotgun sequence genome:
- the KCNK3 gene encoding potassium channel subfamily K member 3, which yields MKRQNVRTLALIVCTFTYLLVGAAVFDALESEAETAERRRLEAKSDELKRKYNLSAESYGELERVVLKLKPHNAGVQWKFAGSFYFAITVITTIGYGHAAPSTDGGKVFCMLYALLGIPLTLVMFQSLGERINTLVRSLLRRLKKRLGMRRPEVSMANMVTIGFVSCVSTLCIGAAAFSHYENWSFFQAYYYCFITLTTIGLGDYVALQKDHALQTQPQYVAFSFVYILTGLTVIGAFLNLVVLRFMTMNAEDERRDAEQRALLSRGARSGAVAAVPEAAAVAPAESGFRNVYAEVLHFQSVCSCLWYKSREKLQYSIPMIIPRDLSSSDTGVERSHSSPARCPETPEHRCFCRSRRSAISSVSTGLQSLAAFPGFTKRRSSV from the exons ATGAAGCGGCAGAACGTGCGGACGCTGGCGCTGATCGTCTGCACCTTCACCTACCTGCTGGTGGGCGCCGCCGTCTTCGACGCGCTCGAGTCCGAGGCGGAGACGGCGGAGAGGCGGCGGCTGGAGGCCAAGAGCGACGAGCTCAAGAGAAAGTACAACCTGAGCGCCGAGAGCTACGGCGAGCTCGAGCGGGTCGTGCTCAAGCTCAAGCCGCACAACGCCGGCGTCCAGTGGAAATTCGCCGGCTCCTTCTACTTCGCCATCACCGTCATCACCACCATAG GCTACGGGCACGCGGCGCCCAGCACGGACGGCGGGAAGGTTTTCTGCATGCTCTACGCGCTGCTGGGCATCCCCCTGACCCTGGTGATGTTCCAGAGCCTGGGCGAGCGCATCAACACCCTGGTGCGCTCGCTGCTGCGCCGCCTCAAGAAGCGCCTGGGCATGCGGCGGCCGGAGGTGTCCATGGCCAACATGGTGACCATCGGCTTCGTCTCGTGCGTCAGCACGCTCTGCATCGGCGCCGCCGCCTTCTCGCACTACGAGAACTGGAGCTTCTTCCAGGCCTACTACTACTGCTTCATCACCCTGACCACCATCGGCCTCGGCGACTACGTGGCGCTGCAGAAGGACCACGCGCTGCAGACGCAGCCGCAGTACGTGGCCTTCAGCTTCGTCTACATCCTCACGGGGCTGACGGTCATCGGCGCCTTCCTCAACCTGGTGGTGCTGCGCTTCATGACCATGAACGCCGAGGACGAGCGCCGCGACGCCGAGCAGCGGGCGCTGCTCAGCCGGGGCGCTCGCTCCGGAGCCGTGGCCGCCGTCCCCGAGGCCGCCGCGGTGGCCCCGGCCGAGAGCGGCTTCAGGAACGTCTACGCCGAGGTGCTGCACTTCCAGTCGGTGTGCTCGTGCCTGTGGTACAAGAGCCGCGAGAAGCTGCAGTATTCCATCCCCATGATCATTCCCAGGGATCTGTCCAGCTCGGACACGGGCGTGGAGCGCAGCCACTCCTCGCCCGCCCGCTGCCCCGAGACTCCGGAGCACCGGTGCTTCTGCCGCTCCCGGCGCTCCGCCATCAGCTCCGTGTCCACCGGGCTCCAGAGCCTGGCGGCGTTCCCGGGATTCACCAAGAGACGCAGCTCCGTGTAG